GCGGCGATGGGGGCGGAGTCGATTGTCGAAGCGCTGGCGCTGCTCAAGGATGGGGCATTGCCAGGTGAGCGTCAGGATGATGCACTGGCCAATTATGCAGCCAAGCTGACCAAGGCGGAGTCAGTCATGGATTGGAAGCTGCCTGCAGCGCAGGTTGCCCGTACTATCCGTGCATTCAACCCGTTTCCCGGTGTGGTGGCCGATTGGCAGGGGGAGCCATTGAAATTGTGGATGGCACAGGCTGTGGTGGGTGAAGGTGAGCCAGGCAGGGTACTGAAAGCGGATGGTGAAGGTATCGTTGTGGCGTGTGGCAGCGGCGCTGTATGTCTGACCGAATTACAGCGGGCAGGTGGGAAGCGTCTGAGTGCCGCCGCATTGTTGGCTGGCCTGCCGATCAAAGCTGGCGAGCGATTCACCTGTCAGTAATGGCTTGTGGTAGCTGTTGTCATCAATCATCTTGCCTTGATTTTCAGTGATTTAATACCATTTCCAGTATGTCCTCTGCCGGTTGAGCGGCAGGGGCATCATCACGATTGATCAATTTGTCAGACTGAGGGCATATGCGTGCCAGCGGGGTGCTGACTGACTTTTTTACAGAGTAAGGATCATGTTCGGCAATTGGATGAAGACCGCCATCCTGATGGCGGCAATCGTGGCTTTGTTTGGTCTGCTGGGCGCGGTGATCGGTGGCAAGACCGGCATGATGCTGGCCTTGCTGTTTGGTATCGGTATGAATGCTTTCGCCTACTGGAACTCCGATCAGTTGGTATTGCGTATGTACAATGCCCAGGAGGTGGATGCTCATTCCGCGCCCGAGCTTTACCAGATGGTGCAGGAGCTGGCCCAGCATGCCGGCCTGCCGATGCCTCGGGTGTATGTCATCGATGAGCATCAGCCGAATGCTTTCGCCACTGGGCGTGATCCCGAACATGCTGCCGTGGCAGCGACCACTGGCATCATGCAGATGCTCACCTATCGTGAGCTGCGTGGTGTCATGGCGCATGAGCTGGCGCATGTGAAAAACCGCGATACGTTGATTTCAACGATTTCCGCTTCGGTGGCTGGTGCTATCTCGGTGCTGGCCAATTTTGCCATGCTGTTCACCGGTGGGCAGGATAGAGAGCGGAGCGTGAACCCGATTGTGGCGCTGCTGGTGATGATTTTTGCACCGATGGCAGCCACTTTGATTCAAATGGCCATCTCCCGCGCCCGAGAATTCGAGGCAGACTGGGGAGGGGCTGTGATTTCCCAGGATCCGCAAGCGTTGGCGATGGCGCTGCAGAAGATCGATGCCTATGCGAGAGGAATCCCGCTCAACACCGCCGAAGCTCACCCGGAGACCGCACAAATGATGATTATCAACCCCTTGTCTGGCGCTGGCCTGGCAGGGCTGTTCCGTACCCACCCCGCTACCGAAGAGCGCGTAGCCCGATTGATGCAGATTGCCAGGGGTGAAGTCTGATGCTGGCGATACAACGTGGTGCCATGCAAGTGGTCAGTGAAGTGCTGGCTGGTCGCAACCTGAATGACGCGCTGTCCCAGCACTTTCGCCAGTATTTCCGGCTGGAGCCCGCAGAGCGGGCTGCCATTCAAGACATCAGCTATGGCACTCTGCGCCACTTGGGCTGGTTGCGGGCTGTGTTGTCCAAGCTGTTGCTGAAGCCCCTGACTGATCCGCAGCTGGAGCCCCTGCTGCTGATCGCCATCTATCAGCTGGAGTATACGCGCGCGGCGCCATATGCCATCGTTGATCATGCGGTGACTGTGACAACCAAGATCGGCGCTGGTGGGGCCAAGGGGCTGGTCAATGCCATCTTGCGCAATTTTCAACGCCAGCGTGAAACCTTGTTGAAATTAGGTGAGCGAAACGAGGTGGCCTGCTATTCCCACCCGCAGTGGTGGATCAATCTGCTCAAGAAGCATTACCCGACAGAATGGCAAGCCATGCTGGCCACAGCCAACAGCCATCCACCCATGACCTTGCGGATCAATGCCCGCAAGACGGATGCACCTGCTTACCTCAAGTTGCTGGCGGAAGCGGGTATCGCTGCCAAATGGCTGGATGATGCAGCGATACAGCTGCTGGAAGCCGTACCGGTTACCCGGCTACCTCAGTTCGCAGAGGGATGGGTGTCGGTACAGGATGAAGGCGCACAACTGGCCGCCAAGCTGTTGGATCTGCAGGAGGGGCAATCTGTATTGGATGCCTGCGCCGCGCCTGGCGGCAAAACCTGTCATATGCTGGAAATGGCAAAAGTGGACGTGATCGCCATTGATCATGATGAAGCCCGCCTAAGCCGGGTGCATGAGAACTTGAGCCGTTTGCAGCTGTCTGCCACGGTGAAATGCGGGGATGCCGCCAAGCCGACGGAGTGGTGGGATGGCAAGCCGTTTGACCGGATTCTTGCCGATGTGCCTTGCAGTGCATCAGGGGTGGTGCGTCGTCATCCGGACATCAAGTGGTTACGTCGGGAAACCGATATTGCGCAATTTGCAACACAACAGGCAGAAATTCTCGATGCCCTTTGGCCCTTGCTGGCAGAGGGTGGTAAATTGCTTTACGCTACTTGCTCCATTTTCCCGCAGGAAAACGGCGAGCAGATCAACGCATTTTTGGCCCGACATGAGGATGCCGTGTTGCTGCCGCTGGCGGGAGAGATACAACAACAATTAACGCCAAACGCGAGACATGACGGTTTTTATTACGCACTGCTGGCGAAAGGAGCGCCCCCCGCTCGCTGATACGCCAACGACACATGCCGCTCAGCGCGCAGTGCGTGGCTTGGCGTTGGCCGCTGGTGGCTGGCTGCATTTGGCGGTGCGGTGGGTGGCCTGTCTGCTGGCTGCTTTGCTGTTGATTGCCAACCCAGCTGATGCTGAGGGCATTGTGGTTCAGAATGCATCTTTGCAGTTGCAGGATGATCATTATGTGGTGGATGCCACCTTCAACGTCACATTGAACCCGACGTTGGATGAGGTGTTACATAAAGGCGTCCCCCTGTATTTCCTGACTGAGTTCGAAATCGTCAAACCGCGCTGGTATTGGGCATATCGCCAGCTGGCCTCGTGGTTTGACAACACCGCCCGCCTGGAAGCCCGCTTGACTTACAACGCGCTGACCCGCAAGTATCGGGTTGGCTATGGCTCGCTGTATCAAAGTTTCTCATCCTTATCCCAAGCGCTTTCGGCCTTGGGCGCTGTGCGAAACTGGTCGGTGACGGATGCCGGCAATCTCACCAAGGGGCGTCAGTACGAGGGCAGGGTGAGAATGCGGCTGGATGTCTCACAGCTTCCCAAGCCTTTCCAGATCAACGCAATTGGTACGCAAGAGTGGGACATCGCGTCTGAATGGCGCAATGTGGCCGTCTCCAGCGAGTAACCCCGCCATGCGTTATCTCGTCATCATCGGTGCAGTTTTAGGCACCATCCTGCTGTTCCTGCTCGCAACAGCCAGTAGCAACACCTCCGGCTTGGCTGTGCACTATTGGGAGCTGTTTGCGCTCAATGGATTGATGCTGCTGGTGCTGTTGGTCATTTTGGTCCGGCAGCTGTTGCGTTTGCGATGGCGGTTGAAGGAGCAGGTGTTTGGTTCCAAGCTGACCTTGCGGCTGGTGCTGATGTTTGCCGCATTGACCATCTTGCCGGGTGCCATGGTCTACACCGTGTCGGTGCAGTTCCTGACGCGATCCATCGAGGGCTGGTTCAATGTCAATGTAGAAAAGGCACTGGATCGTGGTTTGGTCTTGGGTCAGACAGCGTTACACCACCAGCTGGACAACCTGGTTTCGACCACCTCAATTGTCTCTGCGCGGCTACGCGACGACAACGGCATCATCAACCCTGGTCGGTTGGGCGTCATGCGTGCACAGTATCAGGTGCAGGAGTTGGCCTTGTTCAACACCAATGGCCGACTGATCGCCATGGCCAGCGCGGGGGGGAAGGACGCGCCAGTGTTCTATCCAGATGGCGCCATGCTCAAAGAGGCGTTCGAGTCCAATTATCGGGGGGTCGAAAACGATATCAATGGTGGGCTGTTACTACGCTCGGTGCAGCGTGTGGAGGATATCAAAGGCGCACCCATGCTGCTGCAAGCCATACAACCGGTCCCTCAGGGGTTGTCCGATGATGCGGAGCTGGTAGAGCGTGTCCGGGCTGATTACAAACAATTGTCATTGTCCCGTGCCGGGCTGAAGGTCATCTACAGCCTGACGCTGACATTGACCATGCTGTTGGCGGTGCTGCTGGCGCTGGCGCTGGCATTTGTCCTGAGCGACCGCTTGTCGGCTCCCTTACGGGCATTGGCTGCAGGGACGCGTGCCGTGGCCCAAGGGGACTTCTCACAACGGCAACCGGTTACCAGCCGTGACGAGCTGGGCATCCTCACACAATCATTCAACCTGATGACCCGCCAGCTGGCAGAGGCCAGTGAAACGGTCGATCGCAATCAGTCGCAGCTGGAAGCCGCAAGAGGCTATCTGGAAGGGGTATTGGTGACCTTGACCAGCGGCGTGTTGACGTTTGATGAACGATTCCGCTTGCGCGCAGTCAATCCCAGCGCAAGTTATATCCTGGGGTTGGATCTGGAGCGTTTCCGAGGTGTGAAATTGAACGCATGGGCGGAAGATCTGCCAGATCTGCATGGGTTCTGCGATACCATTCAACAGGGTTTCGCCAATCAAGAGCCCAAGCAGTGGCAGCACCAGCTGGATTGGATGAGCAAGGCAGGGCGGCGTGTGTTGTTGCTACGCGGTGCGCGATTACAGCGTGGTGCGGACAATGGCGTAGTGGTGGTGTTCGATGACATCACCGAGCTGATGCAGGCCCAGCGTGATGCTGCCTGGGGTGAGGTGGCCAAGCGCCTGGCGCATGAGATCAAAAACCCGCTGACCCCGATCCAGCTCTCGGCTGAGCGCATCCAGCATCGGCTGAACGATAAGTTGGAGCAGGCCGATGCTGATATGTTGGATCGCGCCACCAAGACCATCGTCAAACAGGTGAACGAGTTGAAGAAGATGGTGGATGCATTCAAGGACTATGCACGTCAACCTGCCACCAAGCTGAAATTACTGGATCTTAATCAGCTGTTGGGTGAAGTGCTGGTACTATATGAAGCAACGCCATTCCTGCGGTTGCAGCTTTCCAATACACCGTTATGGGTAATGGGGGACGCGACATTATTGCGACAAGTGATGCATAATTTGTTGCAGAATGCGCAAGATGCGGTGGTAGAACAACCGACACCGCAATTGTCGGTCGAGGCTGCAGTGATCCACCATAAGGTGCTGGTGATGGTGGCCGACAATGGGTGCGGTATTCCGCCCGATATGCTGAGCAGGGTGTTCGAGCCCTATGTCACCACCAAGCAAAAAGGAACTGGCTTGGGTTTGGCGATCGTCAAGAAAATCATTGACGAGCACAGTGGTGTGATCCATATCACCAACATTGAGCCGCACGGCGTGCGGGTCACGA
This sequence is a window from Chitinivorax tropicus. Protein-coding genes within it:
- the htpX gene encoding zinc metalloprotease HtpX encodes the protein MFGNWMKTAILMAAIVALFGLLGAVIGGKTGMMLALLFGIGMNAFAYWNSDQLVLRMYNAQEVDAHSAPELYQMVQELAQHAGLPMPRVYVIDEHQPNAFATGRDPEHAAVAATTGIMQMLTYRELRGVMAHELAHVKNRDTLISTISASVAGAISVLANFAMLFTGGQDRERSVNPIVALLVMIFAPMAATLIQMAISRAREFEADWGGAVISQDPQALAMALQKIDAYARGIPLNTAEAHPETAQMMIINPLSGAGLAGLFRTHPATEERVARLMQIARGEV
- the rsmB gene encoding 16S rRNA (cytosine(967)-C(5))-methyltransferase RsmB, producing the protein MLAIQRGAMQVVSEVLAGRNLNDALSQHFRQYFRLEPAERAAIQDISYGTLRHLGWLRAVLSKLLLKPLTDPQLEPLLLIAIYQLEYTRAAPYAIVDHAVTVTTKIGAGGAKGLVNAILRNFQRQRETLLKLGERNEVACYSHPQWWINLLKKHYPTEWQAMLATANSHPPMTLRINARKTDAPAYLKLLAEAGIAAKWLDDAAIQLLEAVPVTRLPQFAEGWVSVQDEGAQLAAKLLDLQEGQSVLDACAAPGGKTCHMLEMAKVDVIAIDHDEARLSRVHENLSRLQLSATVKCGDAAKPTEWWDGKPFDRILADVPCSASGVVRRHPDIKWLRRETDIAQFATQQAEILDALWPLLAEGGKLLYATCSIFPQENGEQINAFLARHEDAVLLPLAGEIQQQLTPNARHDGFYYALLAKGAPPAR
- a CDS encoding DUF4390 domain-containing protein — its product is MTVFITHCWRKERPPLADTPTTHAAQRAVRGLALAAGGWLHLAVRWVACLLAALLLIANPADAEGIVVQNASLQLQDDHYVVDATFNVTLNPTLDEVLHKGVPLYFLTEFEIVKPRWYWAYRQLASWFDNTARLEARLTYNALTRKYRVGYGSLYQSFSSLSQALSALGAVRNWSVTDAGNLTKGRQYEGRVRMRLDVSQLPKPFQINAIGTQEWDIASEWRNVAVSSE
- a CDS encoding sensor histidine kinase, producing the protein MRYLVIIGAVLGTILLFLLATASSNTSGLAVHYWELFALNGLMLLVLLVILVRQLLRLRWRLKEQVFGSKLTLRLVLMFAALTILPGAMVYTVSVQFLTRSIEGWFNVNVEKALDRGLVLGQTALHHQLDNLVSTTSIVSARLRDDNGIINPGRLGVMRAQYQVQELALFNTNGRLIAMASAGGKDAPVFYPDGAMLKEAFESNYRGVENDINGGLLLRSVQRVEDIKGAPMLLQAIQPVPQGLSDDAELVERVRADYKQLSLSRAGLKVIYSLTLTLTMLLAVLLALALAFVLSDRLSAPLRALAAGTRAVAQGDFSQRQPVTSRDELGILTQSFNLMTRQLAEASETVDRNQSQLEAARGYLEGVLVTLTSGVLTFDERFRLRAVNPSASYILGLDLERFRGVKLNAWAEDLPDLHGFCDTIQQGFANQEPKQWQHQLDWMSKAGRRVLLLRGARLQRGADNGVVVVFDDITELMQAQRDAAWGEVAKRLAHEIKNPLTPIQLSAERIQHRLNDKLEQADADMLDRATKTIVKQVNELKKMVDAFKDYARQPATKLKLLDLNQLLGEVLVLYEATPFLRLQLSNTPLWVMGDATLLRQVMHNLLQNAQDAVVEQPTPQLSVEAAVIHHKVLVMVADNGCGIPPDMLSRVFEPYVTTKQKGTGLGLAIVKKIIDEHSGVIHITNIEPHGVRVTIEFPLAEAPATA